Proteins from a single region of Streptomyces spectabilis:
- a CDS encoding DUF3224 domain-containing protein, producing the protein MRASGTFNVADFTPVSAPNPGIETAVPVAVATMAKQYEGEVVGHSTTLFTAAADQATGTGTYVALESFEGALHTRSGTFNFAHSGTTVDSRKQGGYFVIVPGSGTGDLAGISGTGGVAIDEDGTHRLWFDYEIGQ; encoded by the coding sequence ATGCGAGCCTCTGGAACCTTCAATGTCGCCGACTTCACCCCGGTCTCCGCGCCGAACCCGGGGATCGAGACCGCCGTGCCCGTGGCTGTCGCCACGATGGCCAAGCAGTACGAGGGCGAGGTCGTCGGGCACTCCACGACCTTGTTCACCGCCGCGGCCGACCAGGCCACCGGCACCGGTACGTACGTCGCCCTGGAGTCCTTCGAGGGGGCGCTCCACACGCGGAGCGGCACCTTCAACTTCGCGCACTCCGGGACCACCGTGGACAGCCGCAAGCAGGGCGGGTACTTCGTCATCGTCCCGGGCAGCGGTACGGGCGACCTGGCGGGGATCAGCGGGACCGGAGGCGTCGCGATCGACGAGGACGGCACACACCGGCTCTGGTTCGACTACGAAATCGGCCAGTAG
- a CDS encoding cytochrome P450: MEIPGPEPRPDGGLGAIAEAGGLHTYQLRLHAEHGPVVRFQLPGVEEAVSVADPVLLEATAHIDKRPERLFEFLAPLCEADNLQVLAADQHTPWRRLLLSVFAGRPSHERHFARFTELATDLADRWAARAGGEPVASQKDLTALTLRMICEYSLGGDAADPDKVTRAFETVLTEHLGRLYQVPVPGTQDERTRRADEALAYLRATVDRVVAAHRSGGRADRSDLIGALVEAGQSPARIRDTVMVTLLAAHHTTGVAVSWTLHLLGRHPEVAARVTEELDRVLGDRAAPAYADLRRLTYLDMTLKEAMRLYPPGPYGARETTEPLVLGEYEIPAGTTVFYPFWAVHLNPQHWPEPQKFDPERFTPEETAKRPRYAYIPFGLGPRSCEGAQLATVEAQLVLAVLLKRLAFRPVPGHEVTPIERFVLWAADDIPMLVSTR, encoded by the coding sequence ATGGAGATCCCGGGCCCCGAGCCCCGACCGGACGGCGGCCTGGGGGCCATCGCCGAGGCGGGCGGACTGCACACGTATCAACTGCGGCTGCACGCCGAGCACGGACCCGTCGTGCGGTTCCAGCTCCCGGGGGTGGAGGAGGCCGTCTCGGTCGCCGACCCCGTGCTCCTGGAGGCCACGGCCCACATCGACAAACGGCCCGAGCGGCTCTTCGAGTTCCTGGCCCCGCTGTGCGAGGCGGACAACCTCCAGGTCCTCGCGGCCGATCAGCACACCCCGTGGCGGCGGCTTCTGCTCTCCGTCTTCGCCGGACGCCCCTCCCACGAGCGGCACTTCGCGCGGTTCACCGAGCTGGCGACGGACCTCGCGGACCGCTGGGCCGCGCGGGCCGGTGGCGAACCCGTCGCGTCGCAGAAGGATCTGACCGCGCTGACGCTGCGGATGATCTGCGAGTACTCCCTGGGCGGCGACGCCGCGGACCCGGACAAGGTGACCCGCGCGTTCGAGACGGTGCTCACCGAACACCTGGGACGGCTCTACCAGGTGCCCGTCCCGGGCACCCAGGACGAGCGCACCCGACGGGCGGACGAGGCCCTCGCCTACCTGCGCGCCACGGTCGACCGGGTGGTCGCGGCGCACCGCTCCGGCGGGCGCGCGGACCGCAGCGATCTGATCGGCGCGCTCGTCGAGGCCGGGCAGAGCCCCGCGCGGATCCGCGACACCGTCATGGTGACGCTGCTCGCCGCCCACCACACCACCGGCGTGGCCGTCTCCTGGACCCTGCACCTGCTGGGCCGCCACCCCGAGGTGGCCGCACGCGTCACCGAGGAGCTGGACCGCGTGCTCGGGGACCGCGCCGCGCCCGCCTACGCCGACCTGCGTCGGCTGACGTATCTGGACATGACCCTGAAGGAAGCGATGCGGCTCTACCCGCCGGGCCCGTACGGCGCGCGGGAGACGACCGAGCCCCTCGTCCTGGGGGAGTACGAGATCCCGGCGGGAACGACCGTCTTCTACCCCTTCTGGGCCGTCCATCTGAACCCCCAGCACTGGCCCGAACCCCAGAAGTTCGACCCCGAGCGGTTCACCCCGGAGGAGACCGCCAAGCGGCCGCGGTACGCCTACATCCCCTTCGGCCTCGGCCCCCGCAGCTGCGAGGGCGCCCAACTGGCCACCGTGGAGGCGCAGCTGGTCCTGGCCGTCCTCCTCAAACGCCTCGCGTTCCGGCCGGTGCCCGGCCACGAGGTCACGCCGATCGAACGGTTCGTGCTCTGGGCCGCCGACGACATCCCCATGCTGGTGAGTACGCGATGA
- a CDS encoding MGH1-like glycoside hydrolase domain-containing protein: MTRVKPVAALTLALTLAVGTASPSGADDAPRSYNSGNTTRSTTYENVLDLKGVPKSASPGEFNPVNVFADRGAWHAYALPDAEDPTTYGGFSGPLYVAQEYPWWLSRSFSRLRLKEADRTLDLVGGGTPRFTSLPGLLRQRYRLDGLDLTLELRFATDRTALVRARVHNSGRTTRTLAADWSGSLLRPEEGPQRDAPSLITTSRGVAVDFARVREKWDYLTDGTERFQITHREPVRSTLARDTYRTELAAPLRLAPGAARTLDWTESYTFTTSERAREGAAVRRVLADPAAVTAAGDARWRRYVADVTGPVPPARRRLAVKALQTLVTNWRSAAGRIRHDAISPSLSYKWFAGGIWAWDTWKQAVGTARFDPGLAQSQLRAMFDHQIRPGSPSRPQDAGMIPDAVFYNDPSDGGGNWNERNSKPPLAAWAVREVYRHSGDRAFLREMYPKLAAYQAWWYRNRDHDRDGLAEYGATVDPANDSAEQRRLAAAWESGMDNAPRFDAALGTSVVTNRDASGRVTGYSLTQESVDLNAYLAADQSHLAALARELGDKAGERHWRARARATHAAVRERMYDPKSGWFHDTDLADGSRLTARGRGIEGAVPLWTGTASRAQAAAVRDRLTDPAEFATPVPFPTVARSSPYFAPQRYWRGPVWLDQAYFAQAGLRRYGYTAEARALTDRLLAHAGGLADRGPVMENYDPLTGAPLNSPNFSWSAAVLLPMLGGKPSLRLGSRPDRSMSEPACSEMSRLGRDEAAERTPSWAALASRAGTAASGRATKVI, translated from the coding sequence ATGACCCGGGTGAAGCCCGTGGCCGCGCTCACCCTCGCCCTCACCCTCGCGGTGGGCACGGCATCTCCGTCAGGCGCCGACGACGCCCCGAGGTCGTACAACTCCGGGAACACCACCCGCTCGACCACCTACGAGAACGTCCTCGACCTCAAGGGCGTCCCGAAGTCCGCGTCGCCGGGGGAGTTCAACCCGGTCAACGTCTTCGCCGACCGGGGCGCCTGGCACGCGTACGCCCTGCCCGATGCGGAGGACCCGACCACGTACGGGGGCTTCAGCGGGCCGCTGTACGTGGCCCAGGAGTACCCGTGGTGGCTGAGCAGATCCTTCAGCAGACTCCGACTGAAAGAAGCGGATAGAACGCTCGATCTAGTCGGGGGAGGTACACCGCGCTTCACGTCCCTTCCGGGGTTGCTGCGCCAGCGCTACCGCCTCGACGGCCTCGACCTCACCCTGGAGCTGCGGTTCGCCACCGACCGCACCGCGCTGGTCCGCGCCCGCGTGCACAACAGCGGCCGGACGACGCGCACGCTCGCCGCCGACTGGTCCGGCAGCCTGCTGCGCCCCGAGGAAGGACCGCAGCGCGACGCGCCCTCACTGATCACCACATCCCGCGGCGTCGCCGTCGACTTCGCGCGCGTGCGCGAGAAGTGGGACTACCTCACCGACGGCACCGAGCGCTTCCAGATCACCCATCGCGAGCCCGTCCGCTCCACGCTCGCGCGCGACACCTACCGCACCGAGCTGGCCGCGCCGCTCCGCCTCGCCCCGGGCGCCGCCCGCACCCTGGACTGGACCGAGAGCTACACCTTCACCACCTCCGAGCGGGCGCGCGAAGGCGCCGCCGTGCGCCGAGTCCTGGCCGACCCGGCCGCCGTCACGGCGGCCGGGGACGCGCGCTGGCGCCGCTACGTCGCCGACGTCACCGGGCCCGTCCCGCCCGCGCGCCGCCGCCTCGCCGTGAAGGCGCTCCAGACCCTGGTCACCAACTGGCGTTCGGCCGCCGGGCGGATCCGGCACGACGCCATCAGCCCCTCACTGTCGTACAAGTGGTTCGCGGGCGGCATCTGGGCCTGGGACACCTGGAAGCAGGCCGTCGGCACCGCCCGGTTCGACCCCGGGCTCGCCCAGTCGCAGCTCCGCGCCATGTTCGACCACCAGATCCGTCCCGGTTCCCCGAGCAGGCCGCAGGACGCCGGGATGATCCCGGACGCGGTCTTCTACAACGACCCCTCCGACGGCGGCGGCAACTGGAACGAGCGCAACAGCAAGCCCCCGCTGGCCGCGTGGGCGGTGCGCGAGGTCTACCGGCACAGCGGCGACCGGGCCTTCCTGCGCGAGATGTACCCGAAGCTGGCCGCGTACCAGGCGTGGTGGTACCGCAACCGCGACCACGACCGCGACGGGCTCGCCGAGTACGGGGCGACCGTCGACCCCGCCAACGACAGCGCGGAGCAGCGCAGGCTCGCCGCCGCCTGGGAGAGCGGCATGGACAACGCGCCGCGCTTCGACGCCGCCCTGGGCACCTCCGTCGTCACCAACCGGGACGCGTCGGGCCGCGTGACCGGCTACTCGCTCACCCAGGAGTCCGTCGACCTCAACGCCTACCTGGCCGCCGACCAGAGTCACCTCGCCGCCCTCGCGCGCGAGCTGGGGGACAAGGCGGGGGAGCGGCACTGGCGGGCCCGCGCCCGGGCCACGCACGCGGCGGTGCGCGAGCGGATGTACGACCCGAAGAGCGGCTGGTTCCACGACACGGACCTGGCCGACGGCTCCCGGCTCACCGCGCGCGGGCGGGGCATCGAGGGCGCCGTCCCCCTGTGGACGGGCACGGCATCACGCGCGCAGGCCGCGGCCGTGCGCGACAGGCTGACCGACCCGGCCGAGTTCGCCACGCCCGTGCCCTTCCCGACGGTGGCCCGCAGCTCGCCGTACTTCGCCCCGCAGCGCTACTGGCGCGGACCGGTCTGGCTGGACCAGGCGTACTTCGCCCAGGCCGGCCTGCGACGGTACGGATACACCGCCGAGGCTCGCGCGCTGACCGACCGGCTGCTCGCCCACGCGGGCGGACTCGCGGACCGGGGCCCGGTGATGGAGAACTACGACCCGCTGACCGGGGCACCGCTCAACTCGCCCAACTTCAGCTGGTCGGCGGCGGTGCTCCTGCCGATGCTGGGCGGGAAGCCGTCACTCCGCCTCGGCAGCCGCCCGGACCGGTCGATGAGCGAGCCCGCGTGCAGCGAGATGAGTAGATTGGGGAGGGACGAGGCGGCCGAGAGGACACCCAGCTGGGCAGCGTTGGCGTCCAGGGCGGGGACCGCGGCCAGCGGCAGGGCGACGAAGGTGATCTGA
- a CDS encoding TetR/AcrR family transcriptional regulator has protein sequence MTQQKKADGRRSQADRRAQTRGALLEAAARGLSTYGYANLSLARVADEAGYTRGALYHLFANKEALALAVVEWVGQTWNDEVGRPAMEEPDPVDALIALARGHAVYCRRDVAQVMMTLRVEFTGQDHPVGRAVAEAVERLGADCAGLVAAGRASGAIPPGPPPEMTASVFLGVVEAVGIELAGQAPYDTQLAERAVRGVLGLSPRAEPTTR, from the coding sequence ATGACACAGCAGAAGAAGGCGGACGGCCGGCGCAGCCAGGCGGATCGGCGCGCGCAGACCCGCGGCGCCTTGCTGGAGGCGGCCGCTCGCGGCCTGTCGACGTACGGATACGCCAACTTGTCGCTGGCGCGCGTGGCCGACGAGGCCGGGTACACGCGCGGCGCGCTCTACCACCTCTTCGCCAACAAGGAAGCCCTGGCTCTCGCCGTGGTGGAGTGGGTCGGGCAGACCTGGAACGACGAGGTCGGCCGACCGGCCATGGAGGAGCCCGACCCCGTCGACGCGCTCATCGCGCTCGCGCGCGGGCACGCCGTCTACTGCCGCCGCGACGTCGCCCAGGTCATGATGACGCTGCGCGTCGAATTCACCGGGCAGGACCACCCCGTCGGCCGGGCCGTCGCGGAGGCCGTCGAACGGCTGGGCGCCGACTGCGCGGGCCTGGTCGCCGCCGGACGCGCCAGCGGCGCGATCCCTCCGGGGCCGCCGCCCGAGATGACGGCCTCCGTCTTCCTCGGCGTCGTCGAGGCGGTCGGGATCGAACTGGCCGGACAAGCCCCGTACGACACACAGCTCGCCGAGCGGGCGGTCCGGGGCGTGCTGGGCCTTTCGCCCCGCGCCGAGCCGACCACCCGCTAG